GAAGtgtttggtatattatttttaagcaaaaataaaaagttaacatATTCAACTAgtcaaacaaatcaattaaaaaaggcAACAACTGACAATCAttttgtcatcatcatcatatctaaTGTATCCCGCTCACAGAAAAATATGATcatttcatataaaaaatatcaatgattttatttcatataaaaaatatcaatgatTTTATCCAAATAAgtggaaataaataattaatgccCTTAAGTAATCGATAATTTGAAACCAAAAATTAGGATCTTTAAGAGATAAGAAACAGATCATAAAGATTATATATGCTATGTTTTAAGATAGCTAACTatataaataattgaattagTGTATAATGTTGGATCAAATGCATGATTTTGGTTGCTAGCCAAACAATTGAACCAGCTCAGGTGTGCTATTTGTGTTAGATGTCAATCCAATTAATGTTGGATGGTTTTGGTCAAGCTTACACATTTAAAAtgtataataattttatgtatctttttatgtttaaatattttagaattttggacaaaaatatgtaattaaattgaaataaaattgaaatgaaagtaAATTAATATTGGATTTTTTAAATTCAGATTTGATCGAAACTTAATTAGAAAACGTATAACTGCTAAATAAGTgacgaaaaattataaaattagttgGATAATTAAAGGGTTTTGCCTTGTcaatttttttggttaaataatggaaaattacattgaataattcaactttttactgattttcctataattatTTCTacttttgattaactatgaattaTCCGAACAATAAGAGGTGCTTGATAAGAATGCACCAAACTAACCTATACAACTAATCATTTTGCACAAAAGAAATTcaaaagtaaatacaaaattaaattataagaaaatttaaaaattttaaaaaataaaaaagaatcaagtgtaattatttttatgattctaatttttaatttttttttgcaattaacCTGTAAAAATTGGTCATCATCTAGACAATAATGTTCTTGGGTAAGTGACCCTAAAATTTAGATTATTCATggctaataaaaaaattgggtttattataagaaaatttataaaatttgaattattttaggtaatttgtGCTTAAATAAATGTGTTGGTTTGTGATGGACTAAAGAGTAAAAAGGACTACTAacgttgaattattctaggtaatttatctttgattaatttttaacgATCACATTTGGGTGATAAGATACACGCTTGTGGAGTTAGCGTCAGCTTCACCCAGTCTTATTCTTTGCAGGAACTACTCATGATCTTTCTCAAGTTGAGGGACTCATTGACCGCGCtcttttttatgggtatgagttgtcgttgTCCTTTTATCCTCAGATTCTAGTCATAGTTTTATGGGCGAGGTATACTGAGTAAGATGACGATGATGGGTTGAGGGAACTAATTTTATTGAACATAAACGACATTTTTGACTTATCTTCAAGATTGATGACACAAAGACAATATGAGTAAGATCATTCTACGAAAGTGTTTTCAAGCACTTCAATGAACCATAGAGAAATTGACATGGAGTAACTAGATGACCATTGTATACTTGCACCTTGTATTCTCATAAAACttattgtaacaaaaaaaaaataatgcataAGAAAATTCTAAGGCATAAAATATGACAAAATCCATAATTTATGTAAAACCCGATGAACCATTAAcacattacattttttttagaaaaaattaacacATTACACACCCAAATCAAAAATATACctcacttaaaaataaaattattaatatgtcGTTCTTCTAATTAATTAGCTTCATATaagtataaaattattatttgaactttttttttttttgactttacaACATTTACATTTTTTACACACTCATTATTCATATCTTCATCTGTATTATCTACTCTACAAATCCATTCTAtttcttaaatttatttaataaactcATTTGTATGATAGATCGATCAATAAAATGAAAGTAGGACCCACTTACCTTCTCCACATCATAAAGATACTGGCCCCACCGTCCGCCAATCACGATGAATGTAAATCTCTACAGGCGGACCCACCTCTCTTCGCTGCCAGATATTACCACGTCCACTTCGATCCTACGGCTGCTCTGACTCAGCACCGTCAACTTCCACGTCCCCGGCCCAGGCATCAGACTTTCGACCGGAAGCAAACCGTTTCATTCCTTCTAAACCGGGAGGTTCAACCGGACTCATTTCACTTGAACCACCACAATCACCCttagtttttaaataaaactcACGTTTTTTCTTTGAACTAAAACTTCTTTTGAAAACCATCATATATTCCTCTTCACATTGACTTTCCTTACACTCGAATTTATTCTCTTTAAACCGGAAAATAGACCGGACATGTTTCCAGAATCCATACTTCTTACCTTTAACACTCTTAACCCGAACCAAATCCGGTTCACTATCCTTCTTCCGGTTCTTCCCTCGCCGACTCTTATCCTTCCTAGACCTCACTCTACCAATACAAGAAACCTTAGGCGAACCCGGTTCAGATAAAACGACAACCTGTTTACCCCTAGCCTGTTCGGATCGTTTTGGAAAAAGACGTACACTCGAAGCCCGACAATGTCTCCGATTCTTAACTTCAGCATAATTCTGTTTCTGAGATTTAGGAAGTGCAATTAGTGACTTCAAATTACCTGAATAACGATGTGATCCGGAAGAGATATGAATCGGGTTCAAATTCGTTGAAATCGAAGTATTACATCTTTTTCCAGAAGCGTTGCAATCAAGAAAAGAGTTGCGATCGAGCCTATCAATTTCAGCGTCTTTGGAAAGAAAGAAAGATTCAGGGGCGTAATCGGGATGTAGAATCGTCGGAATCACTTCTTCTAGCGTCAGAGAACTATTATAGTCGTTGGTTTTAGCGTGAGTTTCGCAAGTGACTTTAGGATCGCAGGCGCAAACTGAAGTGAGATCAACTTCGGGCATTATTGTGATGATCCAGAAATGAGTGAATGAGAAGAGAGAATTGAGATAGTTTGAATTTAGGTGGACATTTAGGAGGAGGGTGAGATGAAATGTGAAGTATTAGGAACCAAAGGAAGGAATAAAAGATACTAAGAGAGTGTTTGGTATTGTGAGCATTAAAATGGAAAtggaaatttgattttcaaatattattaatttctaTGTTTGGTACTGAGATTGAGATTAAcattatgaatttaaaatggGAATTTTTGCCTAATTTCCAAGGTTAAATATCTTAGTGGGACAAGTATTAGATGATGagaattgattttgttttgaaaagacttttatatctttatttataaaaaattcacaagttttttttgatttttaatgggACAAAATTATCAATTCatactttattttaaatatatactcACAATTCTCAATTTATTCCCATTAATATACCAAACAAGGGATTAAaagcatattatataaattCTCAATAATCAAATCTCAATCTTTATCCACATTCTTATGTTCAAATTCTCATTTCCATATACCAAATGACTCCTAATTCTTTATCGGGTCCATCTAACCGAATTAAGTACCACATTTTTCTAAAGGAACCTAATAATTCATAGATAAAATGTCATACAACAtctacaacaaaataataattgatcaaatatataacaatttcaaccaaataaaattttatatagaaaaagtCACGATTTTGTGATCCATTTTCACCCAGGATTCTAAATTGTTGTGTGACACGGTCTCACGGCCTCTttgtttgaggtcgtctcactgagagacggtctcttataAGAATAgctctttctcttttcttcaGCTTTATCATAATTTAAACTCTGAGACCTAGCTAGATCACCATAAGTCAGGTATAATAAGCCAATTTatcaatttaatcaatttaagACGGTATAACTTTAGGCTATAGGTGATCAATTTCAGAATATATAAACTTACTACCTTtcaaattataagtgatcactttaaaatagttagaaatttataaatatactaTAGACTAGTTCAATGACAATGAGATTGTCTCATCTTAGAATTTGTTTGATAGAAAATactaaataataacaattaattgTAAATAACAATCCTAAATAATAAAGTCACAATCAGATTGTCtcatctttctcgagccgggggattcctttgggtatgagttgctgccGTTTTTCCCTTTCCAGATCATATCCATAGTTTTCCTATGAgtaggatacactgggtaggatgatgataatgatattgatgtaaataatcacaaaaagataaaacacataatattaaaataaataaaataagaaaaagataaaataaaatcccAAAATCTTTTTTATAAAATGGGAACACATTAAATTGATTTAGTACTATGTTAAATGAttgttatttatctatatatccTTTGTTTGAGGTGGAGTGTAAGGGTACAATTGAGGTTGTTGTTTTAGGTTAGTCATCATTTGTTTGGATGGAATTTCAATTTTCAACCTTGTTGACCTTACATTGAGGTAATTTTTGCTTCTTCTTATGAATTGTGTATTTAATTAGGAGCATATTATTAGGGAAAGAATCTAATTAAAATCAACAAAGTTGTAAAAATTGTAAAACTAATAACATGTGTCTCGGACGCATAATATGTAACCctatattaaaattacaaatatatattaaatattattaaaatatgtacCTAAAGGCATAATATgtattttggttttattttttctacTTTGATTAATTTtcaagtgaaattgtttgtatATTATCATTTTTGAACAATAGCTATATCACATTAGTGAGCCTTTTAGTAGAGTTAATATTCATTatacatattttaaaatattaaattttctaaataaattatAGAATATGTGGCTTCACTACAATATGTCTTAAGTTTCATAACGGATAGATATAAGATATGTAACACTTTATATTTACCACATACCCACTATTAATGACGagtataatttttcatatttataaCCAGGCACCAAACTCAAACTCAAACTCATATCCACCCCAACTACATCAGATATAGTGCAAAACCCGTTAAATTGTATCTGCCTGCTCCCTCCTTTTTCATTGCTCTTAAAACACTGTAACTCGATTATTTTCATGTACCATTCATTCTCATTTATTGCTCTTGAAATACATCTTTAATGGTAACTCAATATTTTGAAATCAAATATGttgtattatataattttaaggaACCATATACTACATGTAATATATCACAAATTTAACTAAACACGTATTTGTCAACAATTTCATGTTTGTCTATTTGAATTAACtatatttcctattttttttcatctttattactttatttttattttcgacaataataaacatttaattttgattttttctacAAATTTATTCTCTATTCATATCATTATGTAATATTTTATCAACTAATTTCTTTTGGTCTTTAACCTCTCCTAGGATCACCACATAAGAGACAagatatatttattttgaacaaTTAAATAAAACTTCATATGtattttcatcttttttaaTATTCCAATTGCTAATCTCATAGTATATTATTCTAATCTTGTTGAAAATCATATATAGATAATagattcattaaaaaaaaaacttttcctATATAAATTAGTGATAaattcattaaataaaaaatatttactctagtatcaaattacaaatcttatattcttattgcttaaacataacaaaaaattctaaaaaattgaagaaaataaagaaaatggaGTACATTGTTTTTATCCTTCCACCCACCGGTTCAGGTTGCTGGGCACATTGCACATACTACTCTTTTCTCTCAGCTATCCTCATATTCCTCTTTTCTTATCCCCATTTTCccctaatttttttctcttataatGGCTGGTAACAAGAGAAGAAGGATCAAATCGTAAGTTATCGTTCATTTCCTTTATATAACTGTTCTTTTTGACGATTTTATTCTATGTTGTCTAAGGAATTTTATGATAAAGTCGGTTACTTTAGGGTTCTATAAATATTGGGTTTTCATTTTTTCCAGATTTGGATTTATTGTCGATTTTCAAAATTTCTGATAATGGGTTCAATTTGACTTCAAATTTGAGTAATTGTTAATCTACGATCTATAATTCAGTTGTAAGTTGTAACATAgtttatgatcattgatctgttTGGGTTTAAATTATCTATGAAAGATAAGCTGGAAATTTaggtttattgatttttcatgATTTGTGATGAAGAGTGAGATGTCCAAAACATACCAACGACCCAAAATTCACCTAACCTTATAATCGAACCCGGATTTGAACCggattaaaaatagatttacaattatgtaaaacccAATGTCGACACAAGACCCGATTTGACATGAATGAACGCAAGATGAAGTGATTGATGTTTTGGAGTTTGTATAATTACCCAGGGTATTTGAAGTGCAATGTATAAGATGAATTTGTTCAAATTGAGTTGTATTGTACTCCTTTTAGATGTTTATCAAAATTGGGTATTCAACTGGATTTGGTAAAAAGAGGATTAAATTACAAGATTTTattcaaaaattgaaattttgggTTTTCTTGCTAGATATGAATTTTTATACATGGGTTGATGTCAAAATAGGAGTCTAATCACTATTGAACTTTTGGGTTTTCTTATATAAAAGTATGTTGTTTTGTTTATGGATTGATGTCAAAATGGGAGTTCTATTCCAATATTCGATTTTTGGgtcgtcgtcatcatcatacccaatgtcCCGCCCGAAAGCAGGGTCTGGGCGAGGGAATTTTTGGGTCTTCTTGGTATATAGAAGTATAATGTTCTTTTGTTAATGGGTTGATGTTAAAAATGGTAGCTTAATGACATTATTCTCGATAGGTTGTCGGCTGCTATCAGGGATGACAGAATGTCAGCTTCTGTTGAGGTGAAGCAAGATATTCAAGAGCTTCCATCCTGGTCTGATCTTCCTGCAGATCTATTGGAATTGATTCTTTCTCGTTTGACCCTTAGGGAGAATATCCTTCTTTCATCCGTATGCAAGAGATGGCACTCGGTTGCTGTTTCGGTGCGCCTAGTGAATCAGCCCCCTTGGATTATGTATTTTCCTAAATATGGTGATCTGTATGAATTTTATGACCCTCTAGGGCGTACGACTTATTCGATTGAATTACCGCAGTTAGATGGATCTAGAGTGTGTTACACAAAAGGCGGTTGGCTACTGTTATACAAACCTCAAGCTCACCTGCTTTTCTTCTTTAATCCATTCTCTAGGGAGTTAATCGAGTTGCCTAGATTTGAAATCAGTTGCCAAATAGTTGCGTTTTCTTGTGACCCGACATCTCCTAGTTGCATAGTCTTTACAGTGAAGCACGTTAGCCCTACAGTTGTTGCTATTAGTACTTGTCATCCCGGAGCAACAGTATGGACAACGGCCAATTACCAAAACCGACTGCCTTTCGTTAGTAGTATTTGGAACAAACTGGTTTTTTGTGACGGGCAATTTTATTGTCTTAGCCTAACTGGATGGGTGGGGGTATTTGATCCAAAAGAACTTACCTGGAATGTACTAGTGGTGCCTCCTCCTAGATGCCCGGAGAACTTTTTTACGAAAAACTGGTGGAAAGGGAAGTTCCTGGCGGAACATGATGGAGACATCCTGGTAATATATACCTGCTGTAGTGATTACCCCATAATATTTAAACTAGACCAGACAAATATGGTATGGGAAGAAGTAAAAACATTAGATGGGATTACTCTTTTTGCCAGTTTTCTTTCATCACATTCTAGAACGGATCTTCCAGGAATCATGAGGAACAGTGTTTATTTTTCCAAGGTTCGTTTCTATGGAAAACGATGTGTATCGTATTCCCTCAGAGATTGTAGATACTATCCTCGCAAGCAATTCCATGATTGGGGAGAGCAGGATCCTTTTGAGAGCATTTGGATCGATCCCCCCCAAGATCGTTCTATGTGTACATGATCCCTGGAAACTTCTGTAAGTGAGTTCACTTTAGATATGTTTGCTtggatttcttttttttgtgtACTTTCTGTACTCTTGTCTAGTTCATTGCAACAaggcttgtttattcttcatcgacaaattaaagatggagtgcacattttataagttattggagcctTTCTTCCCTTGgttatatggttttgggatggtatatactCCTTGGCTTATAAAGTGTATGCACTTTATGTTTTCTCCGATAGTtgttggcattcacaataagtgcaactgtccagcctaatttaattGGGCTTGCTTATCTGTGAACTCTGATGAGAGTTTGGTTCATCACCCCGATATATTGATTACTCGGTTACTCCTTCTCTTATATCCCTTGCATCCTTCAAAAACAAGCGTTTTTTGTTCGAAAACGTAAAACCCACCTGACAACGGTTCTTCTGATTTTAATGCAGGTAAATCTGTACTTTTGTAGCAGCCGTAGATACTACGATGAGTCGTCTGGAAACTCAATGATAAGGAGCAATAGACAAGGTATTTAGGAGTGATATATGTTTTAACAGTGAATAAATCTTGTGAAACAAGTGTTATAGAAGAATACTAGGAGTAGTACACAAATTAGAGGAATCGCGTACCCTTTAGATCGAATTAGAGGACTGGACTAATATATGTTTCTTTCTTAGAAGAGCATAGTGTTGTCGAATTAGTCGCACTCACCTCAACTGAATGTTATTATTAGTGTCTTATTTCGATCAATTTCATAGCCTCAGTCAAGGGAGGCTCGGTAAAACTGCGAAGCCAGCCACACTGCAATGGGTTCTGACGATCAATTGGTGTTtgggtgtttggtatgagatTTACCCATTGAGATATGCTCTATAAATACACCAACTTTATTCTATTCTATCCAAAGTCCATCATATTGATTTTGAAGTTAAGTTGAGGTAttttgttataacttataacttatgtttatattttaggaaaaacTAGGTGATTGCCCCTGCTTAGCATGAGTTATTTAAtacttttacataaataaataaaaaaatatcaaaagagatgaataagataaaaaaaattaatattggtaCCTAATTTGAAATATAGGTTTGTGTACTATTTACCacgaaaaataaagttaaacgaTATATAAATTTAGTGAAATGGATACATTTATAAAAACTTTTATCAACTATAAATATTGAACCactttttgtataaatattgtatgttaaagtataaattttaatataaccatCACATATTAAAATCTTTAGTTTTTGCCTACTTTTGACCAATAAAACAACTATATATGATTGATCACGCATTAATACGTATTAGATATCGCCTATCTTTAAGCATTACTTATTTTACCTTAATTTGAATAAAGAAATCAATTTTACCAACTAAATAAATCAtcagtaataaaaaaatatatataaatcaaaacTTTCGATAAAACATATTCAAGCAATTCATatccataatttaaatttaattatttaattaacggTTAATAAAATTTGAACTTAGTATAAAACTCatacaaaaatatcaattaaatatatttggtgtttttACTTGAAATTTAGTGTCTAAAATGTCCTtcattcattgttaattaaCTTGCATTAGAAAAAATTCACTTTTTAAGAAAATGCATTAATGTAAGATTTTTATTAGAAGAAGtgatatttaatatttgtaaaGAATGTAACATATGTGATACTTTATATTTCCTTACATGCATATATTATTATTCGATgtaaataagacaataatatatttactatacaatatatgtataaatttaataaaatgatggTAAAAGTTTACAAAGTTTGCCACAACAATCAATTTTTCAAAAGatttaatataagaaaattacaataaacaatgacaCTCCTTTTATATCAATATATCTGCATCCAGTGTCGGTCTTAAAAGGGGCATAAGGGGCCTGTGACCTGGGTCCATAAAAAGTTAGAAAAATGatacttttaatatttaatagttaggGGCCTATAAtagtatttttagtaattagGGTCACataacaaatattttacacCGAAAGTCTCTCAAATCTCAAGGCTAGTCTTAGTTACTTTCACAAAACTTGTGCTAAAAACACAAAAGCCTGTATAACAGTATATactgtaaaaaaaattatttgaaatataGTCTTTTTGTAGCTAAATGCTTTTGCCGCATGTGTCTATGGTATCACCTAACTTTTGCTCCAAGTTCTATTTGGGAGATGACTAATctatattaatcaaattaattttattctcAGGTTCACCTAGTCTtcctattttattattatctacTTATTTGAAAATCACAAATAGAAAATCCATTACCAATGTAACGCAATTATACCAAtttgtaagaaaataaaaatatttgataagaaaatttgttgtgaataatccaacctattccaACCTATTTTTAATTACCTGTCAATAATCctatcttttgaaattttttttaataatctaacatttgctTTCAATTTGTTGCCGATAGACCCTTCAAAGAAATAATTGCTATATCAGGTTACCTCTCatctttttccttctttataataatccaatctattatTTATTGCCCGCCGATAAGCCcacctttaaaattttgttcaataatccaacctttacttTTTGTTTGTTGTCAATAGATTCTTCAAGAAACTAAATAAAATTGCTATTATTTCCCAAGCTTATGAAGttgatcattgcataaatagtaattttctttacatacatatcccatcaactaggggtgttcaaaaatccGACTCGCTTGACCCGACTTGCCGACCCGCTTGACCTGACCCGCTGACCCATTTCCTAAATGGCTgagtcaatttttttaaaaaataatataattgggGTCGGGTACTTAACCGGGTTGGGTCATGGGCCATAAAATACATTGAGTCGGGTACCCGCCAACCcgttatatattatcttttatcaagttgaaatttacacgttaaaattttataatcaatataattataaaaaattaatagtatTCGTAAGCTTTTCACTTCCTTTCAAAGTAATACCCCTTTTAATCAGTGGCAAAGAGaaattaagtattttaaaaattgtggatgttttgataataattgaagagaaaatatgttaaagaaattaaaagagacttaaCGTGTATGGTTGagatatgttggattattataaactagTGGCAAAAAGAAATGGAGTATTTAGCTTCTTGAAAGGTTCATTGGCAACAAAATGGAAacaaaggttaaattattaaaaaaaatttaaaaggtggATTATTAACaagtaatgaaaaataagttggattattataaagaagaaCAAGATGAGAGATAACCTGATATAGCTGGTCATTTTCTAAAGGGTCCATTGGCAAAACTGATAGCAAAGgttggattttttaaaaaaattttaaaaggggGGATTATTGGCAGGTAATTGAAAATTGGttgaattattcacaacaatttttcctatttgATATGgtgcaataaaataaataatcacaGCGGGAGTAACAGTACGAAAATTTTGaagtttcaataataataagaaatgcATTATAATGACAGTGGAAATAACATTTAGAAAATATAACacaattatatcaaaattatgTCTTTCCTCACTGCAACCAATACTGATATTAGATAAGCCCACCAAATATtctataaaaatttcaaaaaaattgaactccatattaaaaaaaacacactcataaaacctaaaataaattagaaaaaaaatgtaagatttaaaaatatatcaaaaaagactccaatttaaataaaaaaagggttctaaatttttttaagacTTATTGAATATCTCACATCTCACGCAAGTAGTAGTGTCTACCTTCTTGACTTCTTGTAATCAACTTGAACACATTTGCTAaattagaaaaagaaagagatccatatttgatcaatcaaaataataacaataaaaagcaattaaaatctaaatttctaaataaatcATTCACATGCATAGAAGAAAATATgatatcaaaaattaataaataaaaaaatttaagaaaataaaagagatAAAAATGTACTAATGCAAGAGATATAGCCCATTCGATTGGTTACATGCTTTACTTCTCTCTTTCGTTTGAATCAACTAAACAAAAAAATCTACATAGAGAGATAATCATGAATAAAAAACTCAATTTTTAGATATGAAAATAGAAGAAAgatagaaaaattttattagaaaaagatAGAAGTAATCTTCCACcacattatcaaaaaaaaaatctttcacCACAGACATCAATGATCGTAACAAAATGTGAGAATTAGTTTAATGAGATAGAGAAAGTCAATAATGCTATAGTAATTAATGCCTTAAATATAGGGATTATTATAGTAGATAATTTAGTATTAAAAGCTATTTGAGGTAATAGCGTATTCAGTACTCTAGTTATTAGGTGGGAACTAAACTCATGAGAAATTGACAGGTGTCCTTAGATGGTCTTTGTTTTAGTATTAGATATGGATagattacctaaaataattcaatcttttcataattttcctacaataattacacctattcattaaaaaaataaatttttataaatgtcaaaaaaaatgtttaaaaaatgttaaaacttttttagaattttttatgtaaattttaaaaatttttctctaactttatattaattttcaatttacttttttggtaaattacttATCATAGCAAGTCATCCAAGTACTTAAGTTTACTCTAAGAAAATACCAcataaagttggaattattcatggttaatcaattgttgggattattgtaggaaaatcataaaaaaattgaattatccaAGATTTCctatattttatattcatttGTAATCTTTATATtaagtaatttattaatttttaattaatgtttttatgtaaatttagtTATATGTTAAATCATCATTCAATGTCGAACCCTTAATGTATTCAATTGCTTAGCCGCATAAATgcatttcaattttaattctaaGTGGCCTATTCTCAAGTTGTCGGTGTATAAGCTAGTGGTAATATTCAAAAAAGCTAGTGGTAGTATTCTATTATCTTTATtccatattatttattatatttataaaaaatctcACTGCTTTTAATTAAAGTGTAACAAATAATACAAAACGAACCGAAGAATATAGCCGTGAAGTACAACTTGTCTATTAATTGCTCCATTGGTTCACATAAATGTGACTATGTGAGTAATACCATCACatctataaaaatatttaatgtatagattattaatatttagcGGTTATAATTATTATCTGAATCATAATgttatttaaaatatagtttttTTAGTTTGCAAAACACAACTTAAATGTGAGAGGCCCAAACACcaaaatttaacataaaaactACTTGTCgaacattattaattaaaattcataaaaacgTACAAAGTGTAAATATAGAAAATATCTGGGGTGAAGACGAGTACTCCAAAGTCTAAACAATAAGAAGAAAGAACACTACGAGCGTATTAACTGTTAAGTGTTGTCGTTAAAGATTTAAAAGTATCTATTAGTgattaaatgagattaaaaaattacttta
The sequence above is drawn from the Amaranthus tricolor cultivar Red isolate AtriRed21 chromosome 5, ASM2621246v1, whole genome shotgun sequence genome and encodes:
- the LOC130812827 gene encoding uncharacterized protein LOC130812827, which translates into the protein MPEVDLTSVCACDPKVTCETHAKTNDYNSSLTLEEVIPTILHPDYAPESFFLSKDAEIDRLDRNSFLDCNASGKRCNTSISTNLNPIHISSGSHRYSGNLKSLIALPKSQKQNYAEVKNRRHCRASSVRLFPKRSEQARGKQVVVLSEPGSPKVSCIGRVRSRKDKSRRGKNRKKDSEPDLVRVKSVKGKKYGFWKHVRSIFRFKENKFECKESQCEEEYMMVFKRSFSSKKKREFYLKTKGDCGGSSEMSPVEPPGLEGMKRFASGRKSDAWAGDVEVDGAESEQP
- the LOC130812826 gene encoding F-box/kelch-repeat protein At1g57790-like, which produces MAGNKRRRIKSLSAAIRDDRMSASVEVKQDIQELPSWSDLPADLLELILSRLTLRENILLSSVCKRWHSVAVSVRLVNQPPWIMYFPKYGDLYEFYDPLGRTTYSIELPQLDGSRVCYTKGGWLLLYKPQAHLLFFFNPFSRELIELPRFEISCQIVAFSCDPTSPSCIVFTVKHVSPTVVAISTCHPGATVWTTANYQNRLPFVSSIWNKLVFCDGQFYCLSLTGWVGVFDPKELTWNVLVVPPPRCPENFFTKNWWKGKFLAEHDGDILVIYTCCSDYPIIFKLDQTNMVWEEVKTLDGITLFASFLSSHSRTDLPGIMRNSVYFSKVRFYGKRCVSYSLRDCRYYPRKQFHDWGEQDPFESIWIDPPQDRSMCT